In the genome of Nocardioides marmoribigeumensis, one region contains:
- a CDS encoding SDR family NAD(P)-dependent oxidoreductase: protein MSVVVVGAGSAAGRAVVDALLASGHSVAAVDLRSPEIEGTSSYAVDATDHAAVDAVAAELRAGGPVTGLVHLIGGWRGGKGFTDNSDADWDFLSSMLIDTLRHTTRAFHDDLVASQGRVVIVSAAAAGKPTAGNANYATAKAAAEAWMQALAHSFGDSGAAAVTLVVKALLTPQMREESPEKKFPGYTDVADLGAAVAETVGGAHGNGERVVLGS, encoded by the coding sequence ATGAGCGTCGTGGTCGTGGGGGCCGGCAGTGCTGCCGGCCGGGCAGTCGTGGACGCGCTGCTGGCGTCGGGTCACAGCGTCGCCGCGGTGGACCTGCGGTCGCCCGAGATCGAGGGCACGTCGTCGTACGCCGTGGACGCCACCGACCACGCGGCCGTCGACGCGGTGGCCGCCGAGCTCCGCGCCGGCGGTCCGGTCACCGGGCTGGTGCACCTGATCGGCGGCTGGCGGGGCGGCAAGGGCTTCACCGACAACAGCGACGCCGACTGGGACTTCCTGTCCTCGATGCTGATCGACACGTTGCGCCACACCACCCGGGCGTTCCACGACGACCTCGTGGCCTCGCAGGGCCGCGTGGTCATCGTCTCCGCGGCGGCGGCCGGCAAGCCGACCGCGGGCAACGCCAACTACGCCACCGCCAAGGCGGCGGCCGAGGCGTGGATGCAGGCGCTCGCGCACTCCTTCGGCGACTCGGGTGCGGCGGCGGTGACCCTCGTGGTCAAGGCGCTGCTCACCCCCCAGATGCGCGAGGAGTCACCGGAGAAGAAGTTCCCCGGCTACACCGACGTCGCCGACCTCGGTGCCGCCGTCGCCGAGACCGTGGGCGGGGCCCACGGCAACGGCGAGCGCGTCGTCCTCGGGTCGTAG